One Fusarium falciforme chromosome 1, complete sequence genomic window carries:
- a CDS encoding Mannose-P-dolichol utilization defect 1 protein-like protein, which yields MDALKSAIQPITHNLPEPIRDLGVSILGDTCYKSLLLDVNIEDADCLKLAISKALGIGIIAASSIVKVPQILKLVNSKSAEGVSFLSYLLETTSYLISLAYNVRNGFPFSTFGETALIVGQNVIISVLVLNYSGRASLAAVFVAALAGTVAALFAENVVDSQVLSYLQAGAGVLGVASKLPQILTIFQQGGTGQLSAFAVFNYLAGSLSRIFTTLQEVDDKLILYGFVSGFILNAILALQMIFYWNAPSEKAKGKRKATPVKAKPAAALSASSTGTPKKSPTTRRRG from the exons ATGGACGCCCTCAAATCTGCCATCCAGCCCATCACGCACAACCTCCCCGAGCCCATCCGCGACCTGGGCGTCTCTATCCTTGGCGACACCTGCTACAagtctctcctcctcgacgtcaACATTGAGGACGCCGACTGCCTCAAGCTTGCCATTTCCAAGGCCCTCGGCATCGGTATCATCGCCGCCTCGTCCATCGTCAAGGTGCCCCAGATCCTCAAGCTTGTCAACTCAAAGTCGGCCGAGGGCGTTTCGTTCCTGTCCTACCTCCTCGAGACGACATCGTATCTCATCTCGCTCGCCTACAATGTCCGGAACGGCTTCCCCTTCAGCACCTTTGGCGAGACGGCCCTGATCGTCGGCCAGAACGTTATCATCTCGGTTCTGGTGCTCAACTACAGCGGCCGCGCTAGTCTCGCTGCTGTCTTTGTCGCTGCGCTCGCTGGCACGGTCGCCGCGCTGTTTGCCGAGAACGTTGTCGACAGCCAGGTCCTGAGCTATCTCcaggctggtgctggtgttcTGGGCGTTGCCAGCAAGCTGCCGCAGATCCTCACCATCTTCCAGCAGGGTGGCACCGGCCAGCTCAGCGCCTTTGCT GTCTTCAACTACCTCGCCGGCTCCCTCTCGCGCATCTTCACCACCCTCCAAGAGGTCGACGACAAGCTTATCCTCTACGGCTTCGTGTCCGGcttcatcctcaacgccatcctcGCTCTCCAGATGATCTTCTACTGGAACGCCCCCtccgagaaggccaagggcaagcgCAAGGCTACTcccgtcaaggccaagcctgCGGCTGCTCTGtcagcctcctcgacggGCACCCCCAAGAAGAGCCCTACCACCCGCCGACGCGGCTAG
- a CDS encoding Biotin synthase has product MKPGASLRLRALRPVTSGRLPLPASARWQHPRARAMSTVVDYVRPSQPPPPPAGAHDAVEKQRAEKRKQIMREAVTANTVRHDWTKEEIAAIYYQPVLELAYQASTVHRRWHNPAEVQLCTLMNIKTGGCTEDCSYCAQSTRYQKGTKVPAKRVESVESVLAAARTAKENGSTRFCMGAAWRDMRGRKNSLKNIKAMVEGVKGMGMEVCVTLGMIDAEQAKELKSAGLTAYNHNVDTSREFYPSVISTRSYDERLQTLSHVRDAGIKVCSGGILGLGESSEDRVGLLHTVSTMPSHPESFPVNALVPIKGTPLGDRPMVEFTSMLRTIATARIIMPSTIIRIAAGRKTMSEEKQAMCFMAGANAIFTGEKMLTTECNGWDEDAAMFGRWGLEPMKSFEKSPQPAPEVRVL; this is encoded by the exons ATGAAGCCCGGTGCCTCTCTCCGCCTGAGGGCCCTCCGCCCGGTGACGAGCGGTCGCCTCCCGCTCCCCGCTTCGGCGAGATGGCAACACCCACGAGCCCGAGCCATGTCGACCGTCGTCGACTACGTCAGGCCATCGCAGCCGCCGCCTCCCCCGGCAGGAGCGCACGACGCGGTTGAGAAGCAGCGGGctgagaagaggaagcagatTATGCGGGAGGCCGTCACAGCGAACACGGTCCGACACGACtggaccaaggaggagattgcGGCCATTTACTACCAGCCCGTACTGGAGCTGGCGTACCAGGCT AGCACCGTCCACCGTCGATGGCACAACCCCGCCGAGGTGCAACTTTGCACCCTCATGAACATCAAGACGGGTGGCTGTACCGAGGACTGCTCCTACTGCGCCCAGTCGACCCGGTACCAGAAGGGCACCAAGGTGCCAGCCAAGAGGGTTGAGAGCGTCGAGAGCGTGCTGGCGGCGGCGCGGACGGCCAAGGAGAATGGCAGCACCCGATTCTGCATGGGCGCCGCCTGGAGGGACATGCGCGGGCGCAAGAACAGCCTTAAGaacatcaaggccatggtcgagggcgtcaagggcatgggcatggaggTCTGCGTGACACTGGGCATGATCGACGCcgagcaggccaaggagctcaagtcgGCTGGCCTCACGGCGTACAACCACAACGTCGACACGAGCCGCGAGTTTTACCCCTCCGTCATCTCGACGCGCAGCTACGACGAGCGCCTGCAGACGCTGAGCCACGTGCGTGACGCCGGCATCAAGGTCTGCTCGGGCGGCATCCTGGGTCTCGGCGAGTCGAGCGAGGACCGCGTCGGCCTGCTGCACACCGTGTCCACCATGCCGAGCCACCCCGAGAGCTTCCCCGTCAACGCCCTGGTGCCCATCAAGGGCACGCCGCTGGGCGACCGCCCCATGGTCGAGTTCACGAGCATGCTGCGCACCATCGCCACGGCCCGCATCATCATGCCCTCGACCATCATCCGCATCGCCGCCGGACGCAAGACCATGtcggaggagaagcaggccaTGTGCTTCATGGCCGGCGCCAACGCCATCTTCACCGGCGAGAAGATGCTGACGACCGAGTGCAACGGATGGGACGAGGACGCCGCCATGTTTGGCCGCTGGGGTCTGGAGCCCATGAAGAGCTTTGAGAAGTCTCCCCAGCCGGCCCCCGAGGTGAGAGTTCTGTAA